A genomic window from Bubalus bubalis isolate 160015118507 breed Murrah chromosome X, NDDB_SH_1, whole genome shotgun sequence includes:
- the LOC102407608 gene encoding heat shock transcription factor, X-linked member 3-like — MDSHSSHKAVLLAPSTDGEPTAGDPCDSSPDPNVDSGEALEKQGDQPKSPDLGVHDNLLPQGPNPEVANEEENNTVLGLSFPRKLWRIVEDATFTSVHWNDEGDTVVIEADLFQTEVLQHRGVDQIFETDSIKSFIRELNLYGFRKIRPSGCCAGKKKMMIYRNSNFQRDKPLLLQNIKRKGDPRTTSQPATGTTATPKRKKQVVATTYSPQLHHNEFTKEGGNKVQEGMPTAHRTLSQCSFVFSDFGSMGSVARQAGGNHLPSEQGSPSGKGTSSNATSVPPATAGKDSPGELPESALVYPDYESVMTLYNTCYSILMAGLLVMAPDEASESEEEQGDSSDYECALCEQVKNKPNP; from the exons ATGGATAGTCATAGTTCCCACAAGGCAGTGCTGCTGGCCCCATCAACTGATGGGGAGCCCACAGCAGGCGACCCCTGTGATTCCTCCCCAGATCCAAACGTGGATTCAGGGGAGGCTTTGGAGAAGCAGGGTGACCAACCCAAGAGCCCAGATCTAGGTGTGCATGACAATCTGCTCCCACAGGGCCCGAACCCAGAAGTGGCCAACGAAGAAGAGAACAACACTGTCCTTGGGCTGTCCTTTCCCAGGAAGCTCTGGAGGATCGTGGAGGATGCGACCTTCACCTCTGTGCACTGGAACGACGAAGGAGACACAGTGGTCATCGAGGCAGATCTCTTCCAGACGGAGGTCCTCCAGCACAGAGGTGTGGACCAGATCTTCGAGACAGATAGCATAAAGAGCTTCATCCGTGAACTGAACCTGTACGGGTTCAGGAAAATCCGCCCTTCGGGTTGCTGTGCAGGGAAGAAGAAGATGATG ATCTATCGCAACTCCAATTTTCAGAGAGACAAGCCTCTGCTCCTGCAGAATATAAAGAGGAAAGGTGACCCCAGAACGACTTCTCAGCCTGCCACTGGAACAACAGCAACcccaaagagaaagaagcaagtgGTGGCAACCACATACTCTCCTCAACTCCACCACAATGAGTTCACCAAAGAGGGTGGCAACAAAGTCCAGGAGGGAATGCCAACTGCTCACAGAACCCTCAGCCAGTGCTCATTTGTCTTCTCTGACTTTGGGTCTATGGGAAGTGTAGCCAGGCAGGCTGGGGGAAACCATCTCCCCAGTGAGCAGGGCAGCCCCAGTGGAAAGGGCACATCCAGCAATGCCACATCTGTGCCCCCAGCTACTGCTGGAAAGGACAGCCCAGGGGAACTGCCTGAGAGTGCCCTGGTGTACCCAGATTATGAATCGGTGATGACTTTGTACAACACCTGTTACTCCATCCTGATGGCGGGCCTTTTAGTCATGGCCCCAGACGAGGCCTCTGAGtcagaggaggagcagggagatTCCTCAGATTATGAGTGTGCCCTCTGTGAGCAGGTCAAGAACAAGCCCAATCCCTGA